In Halomonas alkalicola, the following proteins share a genomic window:
- a CDS encoding ComEA family DNA-binding protein, whose amino-acid sequence MKGVTRNALAGALLALLLGLAPLGAVAQEMAPINVNTADAELLSELPGIGPAKAAAIIEEREANGPFESAEDLTRVSGIGAGTVANLEDQVSF is encoded by the coding sequence ATGAAGGGAGTGACACGCAACGCACTGGCCGGGGCACTGCTCGCCCTGCTGCTCGGCCTGGCACCGCTCGGTGCCGTGGCGCAGGAGATGGCGCCGATCAACGTCAACACCGCCGACGCGGAGCTGCTCAGCGAACTGCCGGGGATCGGGCCGGCCAAGGCGGCCGCCATCATCGAGGAGCGCGAGGCCAACGGGCCCTTCGAGAGTGCCGAGGACCTGACGCGGGTCAGCGGCATCGGCGCCGGCACCGTCGCCAACCTGGAGGACCAGGTCAGCTTCTGA
- a CDS encoding IS5 family transposase (programmed frameshift) — MPRLMLRDDQWERIEHMLPGKASDRGVTAKDNRLFVEAVLWIARTGAPWRDLPDAFGRWHTVYMRYNRWSKKGVWQQVIDTLADDPDMEQLMIDGSIVKVHQHGAAKKAQSTEAMGKSRGGLSTKIHAAVDALGNPVRLILTPGQASEYGAAPALLAGFSPAAVLGDKGYDSTALRDIIRAVGAEPVIPPRKNRLECPEIDWHCYKDRNLVERFFQKIKQFRRLATRYERLARNYQSLLNLVSAVIWLA; from the exons ATGCCTCGGCTAATGCTACGTGATGACCAATGGGAGCGCATCGAGCACATGCTCCCCGGCAAAGCTTCAGATCGCGGGGTGACGGCCAAGGACAATCGCTTGTTCGTGGAAGCCGTCCTGTGGATCGCCCGGACAGGCGCTCCCTGGCGTGATCTGCCCGACGCCTTCGGTCGCTGGCACACTGTCTACATGCGCTATAACCGGTGGTCTAAGAAGGGGGTCTGGCAGCAGGTTATCGACACATTAGCCGATGATCCCGACATGGAGCAGCTGATGATAGATGGCAGTATCGTCAAAGTTCATCAGCATGGGGCGGCAAAAAAA GCTCAGAGCACCGAAGCCATGGGGAAATCGCGTGGGGGATTGAGCACCAAGATCCACGCGGCGGTCGATGCCCTCGGCAACCCGGTACGGCTAATCCTCACACCGGGCCAAGCGTCTGAGTACGGAGCCGCCCCAGCGTTACTGGCGGGCTTTTCTCCAGCGGCGGTGCTTGGCGACAAGGGGTATGATTCCACCGCTTTGAGGGACATCATTCGAGCGGTGGGCGCCGAGCCGGTGATTCCGCCGAGAAAGAATCGCTTGGAATGCCCCGAGATAGATTGGCACTGTTACAAGGATCGCAACCTGGTAGAAAGGTTCTTCCAGAAAATCAAGCAGTTCAGGCGGCTGGCAACACGCTATGAGCGACTGGCGAGAAACTACCAGTCGCTACTCAACCTTGTATCCGCCGTCATATGGCTGGCCTAA
- a CDS encoding SDR family oxidoreductase has protein sequence MKLDSSVIAITGGARGLGLAMAQLLGSRGARLALIDTDAATLDDAVSRLHQAGIEARGFVANVADETSVKQAFGDIAASLGPVSGLVNNAGILRDALLVKAKEGRVEKVMSLESWQAVMDVNLTGVFLCGREAASQMIEAGNEGVIVNISSISRAGNMGQSNYAACKAAVVALTTTWAKELSRYGIRTGCVAPGFIETDMTASMRQDMLEKLTSGVPLGRLGQPEDIAQSVAFIFENAYFTGRVIECDGGLRL, from the coding sequence ATGAAACTCGATAGCTCAGTGATTGCCATTACCGGTGGCGCCCGCGGCCTCGGCCTGGCCATGGCCCAGCTGCTGGGCAGTCGAGGCGCCCGTCTGGCGCTGATCGATACCGATGCCGCCACCCTGGACGATGCCGTGTCCCGGCTGCACCAGGCGGGCATCGAGGCCCGTGGCTTCGTGGCCAACGTGGCCGACGAGACGTCGGTGAAGCAGGCCTTCGGGGATATCGCCGCCTCCCTGGGGCCGGTGAGCGGCCTGGTCAACAACGCCGGCATCCTGCGCGACGCCCTGCTGGTGAAGGCGAAGGAGGGCAGGGTCGAGAAGGTGATGTCGCTTGAGAGCTGGCAGGCCGTGATGGACGTCAACCTGACCGGTGTCTTCCTGTGCGGCCGCGAGGCGGCCAGCCAGATGATCGAGGCGGGCAACGAGGGGGTGATCGTCAATATCTCCAGCATCTCCCGGGCCGGCAACATGGGGCAGAGCAACTACGCGGCCTGCAAGGCGGCGGTCGTCGCGCTGACCACCACCTGGGCCAAGGAGCTTTCTCGTTACGGCATTCGCACCGGCTGTGTGGCCCCGGGCTTCATCGAGACCGACATGACCGCCTCCATGCGCCAGGACATGCTGGAGAAGCTGACCTCCGGTGTGCCCCTGGGCCGCCTGGGCCAGCCGGAGGACATCGCCCAGAGCGTGGCCTTCATTTTCGAGAATGCCTACTTCACCGGGCGGGTCATTGAGTGCGACGGCGGCCTGCGCCTCTAG
- a CDS encoding FxsA family protein codes for MPFLLAFTLFALLDFVILFSVGSQIGLLTTLLMVLATGFIGLHLIRREGAATFARARERLERGEVPSGELLTGAALIFGGALLMAPGFVSDALGFLCLIPDARRLLGKLLARLGVRAQGIHVGGGFGSGPRQGPADDWRQASGEQRPGDSRASSSASDGNSGEGPLEGEFISRDDARR; via the coding sequence ATGCCCTTTCTGCTTGCCTTTACCCTCTTCGCCCTGCTCGACTTCGTCATCCTCTTCTCGGTAGGCAGCCAGATCGGCCTGCTCACCACCCTGCTGATGGTGCTGGCCACCGGTTTCATCGGCCTGCACCTGATTCGCCGTGAAGGGGCCGCCACCTTCGCCCGTGCCCGGGAGCGCCTGGAGCGCGGCGAGGTCCCCTCCGGCGAGCTGCTTACCGGCGCCGCGCTGATCTTCGGCGGCGCCCTGCTGATGGCTCCCGGGTTCGTCTCCGACGCCCTGGGGTTCCTGTGCCTGATTCCCGACGCGCGCCGCCTGCTGGGCAAGCTGCTGGCCCGGCTCGGGGTGCGCGCCCAGGGCATCCACGTGGGCGGCGGCTTCGGGTCCGGCCCCCGCCAAGGCCCCGCCGATGACTGGCGGCAGGCCTCGGGCGAGCAGCGGCCGGGAGACTCAAGGGCGTCCTCCTCGGCCAGCGACGGCAACAGCGGAGAAGGCCCGCTGGAGGGAGAGTTCATCTCCCGCGACGATGCACGGCGCTGA
- a CDS encoding co-chaperone GroES, whose amino-acid sequence MNIRPLHDRVIIRRVEEEQKTAGGIVLPGSAQEKPTRGEVLAVGNGRILENGDVRPLDVKVGDTVIFKDGFGVEKQKIDGEEVLIMSESDILAVVEG is encoded by the coding sequence ATGAACATCCGTCCCTTGCACGATCGCGTCATCATCCGTCGCGTTGAAGAAGAACAGAAGACCGCTGGCGGCATCGTGCTTCCGGGCAGTGCCCAGGAAAAGCCGACTCGCGGCGAAGTGCTTGCCGTCGGTAACGGCCGGATTCTCGAGAACGGCGATGTGCGCCCGCTGGACGTGAAGGTCGGCGACACCGTGATCTTCAAGGATGGTTTCGGCGTCGAGAAGCAGAAGATCGACGGCGAAGAAGTCCTGATCATGAGCGAATCCGACATCCTGGCCGTGGTCGAGGGCTGA
- the groL gene encoding chaperonin GroEL (60 kDa chaperone family; promotes refolding of misfolded polypeptides especially under stressful conditions; forms two stacked rings of heptamers to form a barrel-shaped 14mer; ends can be capped by GroES; misfolded proteins enter the barrel where they are refolded when GroES binds) — MAAKQVKFSDDARKRMARGVDLLANAVKTTLGPKGRNVVIEKSFGAPTVTKDGVSVAKEIELKDKFENMGAQMVKEVASKTSDVAGDGTTTATVLAQSIVNEGLKGVIAGMNPMDLKRGIDQAVIAAVKEIEALSVPCTDTKAIAQVGTISANGDKRIGEIIAEAMEKVGKEGVITVDEGRGFEDELEVVEGMQFDRGYLSPYFVTNQDTMQVELEDPYILLVDKKISNIRELLPVLEAVAKAGKPLAIIAEDIEGEALATLVVNTMRGIVKVAAAKAPGFGDRRKAMLQDIAILTNGTVISEEVGLTLEQATLDHLGTAKRVTMSKENTTIIDGAGNEGDIEARVNQIRAQIEETSSDYDREKLQERVAKLAGGVAVIRVGAATEVEMKEKKARVEDALHSTRAAVEEGVVPGGGTALVRVLTKIKDLKGDNEDQTHGIAIALRAMESPLRQIVTNAGQEASVILNEVKSGEGNFGYNAQTGEFGDLFEMGVLDPAKVTRTALQSAGSVAGLMITTECMIADDPEEKDAGPDMGGMGGMGGMGGMM, encoded by the coding sequence ATGGCAGCGAAACAAGTCAAGTTCTCCGACGACGCCCGCAAGCGCATGGCCCGTGGTGTCGACCTGCTGGCCAACGCCGTCAAGACCACACTGGGCCCGAAGGGTCGCAACGTGGTGATCGAGAAGTCCTTCGGCGCCCCGACCGTCACCAAGGACGGCGTCTCCGTGGCCAAGGAGATCGAACTGAAGGACAAGTTCGAGAACATGGGTGCCCAGATGGTCAAGGAAGTCGCTTCCAAGACCTCCGACGTCGCCGGTGACGGCACCACCACCGCCACCGTGCTGGCCCAGTCCATCGTCAACGAAGGCCTGAAGGGCGTCATTGCCGGCATGAACCCGATGGACCTCAAGCGCGGCATCGACCAGGCCGTGATCGCCGCCGTCAAGGAGATCGAAGCCCTGTCCGTGCCCTGCACCGACACCAAGGCGATCGCCCAGGTCGGTACCATCTCCGCCAACGGTGACAAGCGCATCGGCGAGATCATCGCCGAGGCGATGGAGAAGGTCGGCAAGGAAGGCGTCATCACCGTCGACGAGGGCCGTGGCTTCGAGGACGAGCTGGAAGTCGTGGAAGGCATGCAGTTCGACCGCGGCTACCTGTCGCCCTACTTCGTGACCAACCAGGACACCATGCAGGTCGAGCTGGAAGACCCCTACATCCTGCTGGTCGACAAGAAGATCTCCAACATCCGCGAGCTGCTGCCGGTGCTGGAAGCCGTCGCCAAGGCGGGCAAGCCCCTGGCGATCATCGCCGAGGACATCGAGGGCGAGGCGCTGGCCACCCTGGTGGTCAACACCATGCGCGGCATCGTCAAGGTCGCGGCGGCCAAGGCCCCGGGCTTCGGTGACCGTCGCAAGGCCATGCTGCAGGACATCGCCATCCTGACCAACGGCACCGTGATCTCCGAGGAAGTGGGCCTGACCCTCGAGCAGGCGACCCTGGACCACCTGGGCACCGCCAAGCGCGTGACCATGTCCAAGGAGAACACCACCATCATCGACGGCGCCGGTAACGAGGGCGACATCGAGGCCCGCGTCAACCAGATCCGCGCCCAGATCGAGGAGACCTCCTCCGACTACGATCGCGAGAAGCTCCAGGAGCGCGTTGCCAAGCTGGCCGGCGGCGTGGCCGTCATCCGCGTCGGTGCCGCCACCGAAGTCGAGATGAAGGAGAAGAAGGCCCGCGTCGAGGACGCCCTGCACTCCACCCGCGCCGCGGTCGAGGAAGGCGTGGTGCCCGGCGGCGGTACCGCCCTGGTGCGCGTGCTGACCAAGATCAAGGACCTCAAGGGTGACAACGAGGACCAGACCCACGGCATCGCCATCGCCCTGCGCGCCATGGAGTCCCCGCTGCGCCAGATCGTCACCAACGCCGGTCAGGAAGCCTCCGTCATCCTCAACGAGGTGAAGAGCGGTGAAGGCAACTTCGGCTACAACGCCCAGACCGGCGAGTTCGGCGACCTGTTCGAGATGGGCGTGCTGGACCCCGCCAAGGTGACCCGCACCGCGCTGCAGTCTGCCGGCTCCGTGGCTGGCCTGATGATCACCACCGAGTGCATGATTGCCGACGATCCGGAAGAGAAGGACGCCGGTCCGGACATGGGCGGCATGGGTGGCATGGGTGGCATGGGCGGCATGATGTGA
- a CDS encoding RNA methyltransferase, with protein sequence MLSNIRIVLVQTYHPGNIGASARAMKTMGLDDLVLVNPRQFPDPEATRLAAGAEDLVENARVVGSLGEALSDCMQVVGASARLRSLPLPHFDEPDAMARELVEHAATDPVALVFGRERSGLTNDEIRLCSHQVSIPANPEYGILNLSQAVQVLAYEVFKAWRQRPESGYRPQRPEEERAPSRDQLGHFHDHLSRVMRESGFLTQPHARTEAQLQALFARAQPSRKELSLLRGLLASLEVHLPEEGK encoded by the coding sequence ATGCTCTCGAATATCCGCATCGTTCTCGTCCAGACCTACCACCCCGGCAATATCGGTGCCTCGGCGCGGGCCATGAAGACCATGGGGCTCGACGACCTGGTGCTGGTCAACCCGCGCCAGTTCCCCGACCCCGAGGCGACCCGGCTCGCCGCCGGTGCCGAGGATCTGGTGGAGAACGCCCGGGTGGTGGGCTCGCTTGGCGAGGCGCTGAGTGATTGCATGCAGGTGGTGGGGGCCAGCGCCCGGCTGCGCAGCCTGCCGCTGCCCCACTTCGATGAGCCCGACGCCATGGCCCGGGAGCTGGTCGAGCACGCCGCCACCGACCCGGTGGCGCTGGTGTTCGGCCGCGAGCGCTCAGGCCTCACCAACGACGAGATTCGTCTATGCAGCCACCAGGTGAGCATCCCGGCCAACCCCGAGTACGGCATCCTCAACCTCTCCCAGGCGGTGCAGGTGCTGGCCTACGAGGTGTTCAAGGCGTGGCGCCAGCGCCCGGAGAGCGGCTACCGGCCCCAGCGCCCTGAGGAGGAGCGCGCCCCCAGCCGCGATCAGCTCGGCCACTTCCACGACCACCTGTCACGGGTGATGCGGGAGAGCGGCTTTCTCACCCAGCCCCACGCCCGGACCGAGGCCCAGCTGCAGGCGCTCTTCGCCCGGGCCCAGCCCAGCCGGAAGGAGCTCTCGCTGCTGCGGGGGCTGCTTGCCTCCCTGGAAGTCCACTTGCCCGAGGAAGGAAAGTAA
- a CDS encoding Na+/H+ antiporter family protein, with protein sequence MNAVILAVLVMVGLSLARVSVVFALVVGALVGGLVGGLSIEETLSAFNDGVGGGAQVALAYATLGAFAVAISRSGLPDLLARKLIGLLGQEASEARQATVKALLLTAVLLVSISSQNLIPVHIAFIPILIPPLLKVMNQLRLDRRAVACALTFGLTAPYMLLPVGFGAIFLNDILLANINRAGELLGLEITRGMVPMAMAVPVGGMALGLAVALFFSYRRPREYQALEVATTNVPHHHPEPREPHALGLVMSGLAIVAALGIQLWTGSMVLGGLMGFALLSLGGIFKWREADDLFTSGMRMMALIGFIMISASGFAAVMNATGEIDSLVQSSFAIIGDNRGLAALIMLLVGLFITLGIGSSFSTIPIIAAIFVPLAVQFGFSPLATVALVGTAAALGDAGSPASDSTLGPTSGLNVDRQHDHIWDSVVPTFLHYNIPLIAFGWAAAMLF encoded by the coding sequence ATGAATGCAGTGATTCTTGCGGTGCTGGTGATGGTGGGCCTGTCGCTGGCGCGGGTCTCGGTGGTCTTCGCTCTGGTGGTCGGGGCCTTGGTCGGCGGCCTGGTGGGCGGGCTCTCCATCGAGGAGACCCTCTCCGCCTTCAACGACGGCGTCGGCGGCGGTGCCCAGGTTGCCCTGGCCTATGCCACCCTGGGGGCCTTCGCGGTGGCGATCTCGCGCTCGGGCCTGCCCGACCTGCTGGCGCGCAAGCTGATCGGCCTGCTGGGCCAGGAGGCCAGCGAGGCGCGCCAGGCCACGGTCAAGGCGCTGCTGCTGACCGCGGTGCTGCTGGTGTCGATCTCCTCCCAGAACCTGATCCCGGTGCATATCGCCTTCATTCCGATCCTGATCCCGCCGCTGCTCAAGGTGATGAACCAGCTGCGCCTGGATCGCCGGGCGGTGGCCTGTGCGCTGACCTTCGGCCTGACGGCTCCCTATATGCTGCTGCCGGTGGGCTTCGGGGCGATCTTCCTCAACGATATCCTGCTGGCCAACATCAACCGCGCCGGCGAGCTGCTGGGGCTCGAGATCACCCGGGGCATGGTGCCCATGGCCATGGCGGTGCCGGTGGGCGGCATGGCGCTGGGGCTCGCGGTGGCGCTCTTCTTCAGCTACCGCCGCCCGCGGGAGTACCAGGCGCTGGAGGTGGCCACCACCAATGTGCCGCACCATCACCCCGAGCCGCGTGAGCCCCATGCCCTGGGGCTGGTGATGTCGGGGCTGGCCATCGTGGCGGCGCTGGGCATCCAGCTGTGGACCGGCTCCATGGTGCTGGGCGGCTTGATGGGCTTCGCGCTGCTCTCCCTGGGGGGCATCTTCAAGTGGCGTGAGGCCGACGACCTCTTCACCAGCGGCATGCGCATGATGGCGCTGATCGGCTTCATCATGATCTCCGCCTCGGGCTTCGCCGCGGTGATGAACGCCACCGGCGAGATCGACAGTCTGGTGCAGTCGAGCTTCGCGATCATCGGCGACAACCGCGGCCTGGCCGCGCTGATCATGCTGCTGGTGGGGCTCTTCATCACCCTGGGGATCGGCTCGTCCTTCTCCACCATCCCGATCATCGCGGCGATCTTCGTGCCCCTCGCGGTGCAGTTCGGCTTCTCGCCCCTGGCCACCGTGGCCCTGGTGGGCACCGCGGCGGCCCTGGGCGACGCCGGCTCCCCGGCCTCGGACTCCACCCTGGGCCCGACCTCGGGCCTCAACGTCGACCGCCAGCACGACCATATCTGGGACAGCGTGGTGCCTACCTTCCTGCACTACAACATCCCGCTGATCGCCTTCGGCTGGGCGGCGGCCATGCTGTTCTGA
- a CDS encoding Lnb N-terminal periplasmic domain-containing protein, with translation MLLIVDLGLRLAMALCALWGGLALGHRLPLARPGRLLAVALWLLASGLWLWLYGKGARVGPIAGLAVQMLALLAWWRRLDPAADLDWADDVAHLATGRQEGEWLTLDRVRCFDWQTRDRARVAWEPRRYPLNRLASLDLIVSGWGRPGIAHVLLSFGFADEEGEIDDFLAFSVEVRRERHEAFSEIGGFFKQYELAIIAADERDAVRLRSNVREESVTLYRVTLGESARRDLLLALVAEANRLQGEPRFWYGLTRQGFGCLCCLLSSSMPSDQEARGYQRRWISLVFVGWVPTCHHFVAELPWSTSEGHPAPEGGGLIGASGVLPPARRSLTRRHWDGMIMPWLGCRAACPWPRRQSPTGSR, from the coding sequence ATGCTGCTGATCGTCGATCTCGGCCTGAGGTTGGCCATGGCGCTGTGTGCCCTGTGGGGTGGGCTGGCGCTGGGGCATCGCCTGCCGCTTGCGCGCCCCGGCCGGCTGCTGGCGGTGGCCCTGTGGCTGCTGGCGAGCGGGCTCTGGCTCTGGCTCTACGGCAAGGGCGCGCGGGTAGGACCGATCGCCGGGCTGGCGGTGCAGATGCTGGCGCTGCTGGCCTGGTGGAGGCGTCTCGACCCGGCGGCGGATCTCGACTGGGCCGATGATGTGGCCCACCTGGCCACCGGCCGCCAGGAAGGCGAGTGGCTGACCCTGGACCGGGTGCGCTGCTTCGACTGGCAGACCCGCGATCGGGCCCGGGTGGCCTGGGAGCCGCGGCGCTACCCGCTGAACCGACTCGCCTCGCTGGATCTGATCGTCTCCGGCTGGGGGCGTCCCGGCATCGCCCATGTGCTGCTGTCGTTCGGCTTCGCGGACGAGGAGGGCGAAATCGACGACTTCCTGGCCTTCTCGGTGGAGGTGCGTCGCGAGCGCCACGAGGCGTTCTCGGAGATCGGCGGCTTCTTCAAGCAGTATGAGCTGGCCATCATCGCCGCCGACGAGCGGGATGCCGTGCGGCTGCGCAGCAACGTGCGCGAGGAGTCCGTCACCCTCTATCGGGTCACGCTGGGCGAGAGCGCGCGTCGCGATCTGCTGCTGGCTCTGGTGGCGGAGGCCAATCGCCTGCAGGGAGAGCCGCGCTTCTGGTATGGATTGACCCGTCAAGGGTTCGGTTGTCTCTGTTGTCTATTGTCGTCCTCAATGCCTTCGGATCAGGAAGCGAGGGGCTATCAGCGACGGTGGATCTCTCTGGTATTCGTGGGTTGGGTACCGACCTGTCATCACTTCGTCGCGGAGCTGCCCTGGTCTACGAGCGAGGGTCACCCTGCCCCGGAGGGCGGGGGCCTCATAGGAGCGTCAGGGGTTCTCCCACCGGCCCGACGCTCCCTGACCCGAAGGCACTGGGACGGAATGATCATGCCGTGGCTCGGCTGCCGTGCGGCTTGCCCATGGCCTCGCAGGCAATCGCCCACAGGAAGCCGGTGA
- a CDS encoding RidA family protein — protein MSVTYHDSNTRMSQAAVHNGTVYLAGQVPDDASADMRGQTEQVLAKIDRLLAAAGTSKEHLISAQVWVTSMAEFDQMNAAWDAWVVPGRPPVRAATEAKLARPDWKVEIMITAALPDA, from the coding sequence ATGAGCGTTACCTATCACGACAGCAACACCCGCATGAGCCAGGCCGCCGTCCACAACGGCACCGTCTACCTGGCCGGCCAGGTGCCGGACGACGCCAGCGCCGACATGCGCGGTCAGACCGAGCAGGTGCTGGCCAAGATCGACCGCCTGCTGGCCGCCGCCGGCACTTCCAAGGAGCACCTGATCAGCGCCCAGGTCTGGGTGACCAGCATGGCCGAGTTCGACCAGATGAACGCTGCCTGGGATGCCTGGGTGGTGCCGGGTCGCCCGCCGGTGCGCGCCGCCACCGAGGCCAAGCTGGCCCGTCCGGACTGGAAGGTGGAGATCATGATCACCGCGGCCCTGCCGGACGCCTGA
- a CDS encoding TRAP transporter large permease has translation MLELAIFVGGLLALMIIGLPVVVAIGITSFIALAVTGSGGLPVELMSLRMVQTLNNFTLLAIPLFILAANIMNTGSTTTRIFDFATALVGFTKGGLGHANVVASSIFATMSGTAVADAAGLGSLEIKAMKERGYDLGYSTGITAASSVIGPILPPSIALVVYGWLANVSIGALFMAGLLPGILMALLLMGMTVALGATQRVVMPAPTPFDGREVLRTGRRAILPLMMPAIIVGGIWGGFFTPTEAGAVASFYAIILGAVVYRDLTPKALYLAFRRTLMFSVAILLIIAVSSFYGWILVRIGIPQALAGQVASIDMPTVFLLLAFALFFLLIGCFMSVVESILIFTPIVVPAALAAGLDPIHFGIVMVITLSVGVITPPLGNVLFLMVGITRLRYGQVVSAVMPFLIPIILTILILIAVPSLATWLPARLGY, from the coding sequence ATGTTGGAACTGGCAATCTTCGTGGGCGGCCTGCTGGCGCTGATGATCATCGGCCTGCCGGTGGTGGTGGCGATCGGCATCACCTCCTTCATCGCCCTGGCGGTCACCGGCAGCGGTGGCCTGCCGGTGGAGCTGATGTCGCTGCGCATGGTGCAGACCCTCAACAACTTCACGCTGCTGGCGATTCCGCTGTTCATCCTGGCCGCCAACATCATGAACACCGGCTCCACCACCACGCGGATCTTCGACTTCGCGACGGCCCTGGTCGGCTTCACCAAGGGGGGACTGGGCCATGCCAACGTGGTGGCCAGCTCCATCTTCGCCACCATGTCCGGCACCGCGGTGGCCGATGCGGCGGGGCTCGGTAGCCTCGAGATCAAGGCCATGAAGGAGCGCGGCTATGACCTCGGCTACTCCACCGGGATCACCGCGGCGTCGAGCGTGATCGGCCCGATCCTGCCCCCCAGCATTGCCCTGGTGGTCTACGGCTGGCTGGCCAACGTCAGCATCGGCGCCCTGTTCATGGCGGGGCTGTTGCCGGGCATTCTCATGGCGCTGCTGCTGATGGGCATGACCGTGGCCCTGGGCGCGACCCAGCGGGTGGTGATGCCGGCGCCGACCCCCTTCGACGGACGCGAGGTGCTGCGCACCGGGCGCCGGGCGATCCTGCCGCTGATGATGCCGGCGATCATCGTGGGGGGCATCTGGGGCGGCTTCTTCACGCCCACCGAGGCGGGCGCCGTGGCCTCCTTCTACGCGATCATCCTGGGGGCGGTGGTCTACCGCGACCTGACCCCGAAGGCCCTCTACCTGGCCTTCCGGCGCACCCTGATGTTCAGCGTGGCGATCCTGCTGATCATCGCGGTGTCCAGCTTCTACGGCTGGATCCTGGTGCGCATCGGCATTCCCCAGGCGCTGGCCGGCCAGGTGGCCAGCATCGACATGCCCACCGTCTTCCTGCTGCTGGCCTTCGCGCTCTTCTTCCTGCTGATCGGCTGCTTCATGTCGGTGGTGGAGAGCATCCTGATCTTCACGCCCATCGTGGTGCCGGCCGCGCTCGCCGCGGGCCTGGACCCCATCCATTTCGGCATCGTCATGGTGATCACGCTGTCGGTGGGGGTGATCACGCCCCCCCTCGGCAACGTGCTGTTCCTGATGGTGGGCATCACCCGGCTGCGCTACGGGCAGGTGGTATCAGCGGTGATGCCCTTCCTGATACCCATCATCCTCACGATCCTGATCCTGATTGCGGTGCCGTCGCTGGCCACCTGGCTGCCCGCACGGCTGGGCTACTGA
- a CDS encoding TRAP transporter small permease, with amino-acid sequence MVQETGIPQGPVDRLAYWLLRGLTLVCDALGVLLLAGILLLIVAAVVARDFIGLGMPWTEEVASLLAIYAVGIGSLSALVRGEHLLVDLFSHRMSRLALDLQYRLNALLSCGFFALAAWGAWIMSEMSANNRTVSLGISFSYLYYGIFIGFAGMTLIAAWQALRGRVAWLPGGGRDDEEPR; translated from the coding sequence GTGGTGCAAGAAACCGGGATACCCCAAGGGCCCGTGGACCGCCTGGCCTACTGGCTGCTGCGCGGCCTGACCCTGGTCTGCGATGCGCTGGGCGTGCTGCTGCTGGCGGGCATCCTGCTGCTCATCGTGGCCGCCGTGGTGGCGCGGGACTTCATCGGGCTGGGCATGCCCTGGACCGAGGAGGTGGCCTCGTTGCTGGCCATCTACGCCGTCGGCATCGGGTCGCTCTCCGCCCTGGTGCGCGGCGAGCACCTGCTGGTGGACCTGTTCAGCCATCGCATGTCGCGGCTGGCGCTGGATCTGCAGTACCGCCTCAATGCGCTGCTTTCCTGCGGCTTCTTCGCGCTGGCCGCCTGGGGCGCCTGGATCATGTCCGAGATGAGCGCCAACAACCGCACCGTCTCGCTGGGGATCAGCTTCAGCTACCTCTACTACGGCATCTTCATCGGCTTTGCCGGGATGACGCTGATAGCCGCCTGGCAGGCGCTGCGCGGCCGCGTGGCCTGGCTGCCGGGTGGCGGCCGCGACGATGAGGAGCCGCGCTGA